One Dioscorea cayenensis subsp. rotundata cultivar TDr96_F1 chromosome 15, TDr96_F1_v2_PseudoChromosome.rev07_lg8_w22 25.fasta, whole genome shotgun sequence genomic region harbors:
- the LOC120277833 gene encoding expansin-A23-like — MAKTLGFFMALIAMASMAVGRDSTGWENAFATFYGDISGGETMEGACGYGDLFKQGYGLDTAALSTTLFNNGHTCGACYELKCTNNPEWCINGKTTTITATNFCPPNWSKPSDMGGWCNPPRKHFDMAMAAFLKIVKGTKVGIVPVQYRRVKCVKKGGIKFEIKGNPYWNLVLVYNVGGVGDVKGVWVKKMGDVKSGWIQMTRNWGQNWETGEGLRRWRLSFRVTVSDGRTLNALGVVPANWNFGQSFESKVQF; from the exons ATGGCCAAAACTTTGGGTTTTTTCATGGCTTTGATTGCAATGGCATCAATGGCAGTAGGAAGGGACAGTACTGGTTGGGAGAATGCCTTTGCTACTTTCTATGGTGATATCAGTGGAGGAGAAACCATGG AAGGAGCATGTGGATATGGAGATCTATTCAAACAAGGATATGGTCTAGACACTGCAGCATTAAGCACTACATTATTCAACAATGGTCACACGTGCGGCGCATGCTATGAACTCAAATGCACAAACAATCCAGAGTGGTGCATCAATGGAAAAACCACAACCATAACAGCCACCAACTTCTGCCCACCAAACTGGTCCAAACCAAGTGACATGGGAGGCTGGTGCAACCCTCCAAGAAAACACTTTGACATGGCCATGGCTGCATTTTTAAAGATTGTAAAAGGTACCAAAGTTGGGATTGTTCCAGTGCAGTATAGGAGAGTGAAGTGTGTGAAAAAGGGAGGGATTAAGTTTGAGATTAAGGGTAACCCTTATTGGAATCTTGTTTTGGTATATAATGTTGGTGGTGTTGGGGATGTGAAGGGTGTTTGGGTGAAGAAGATGGGGGATGTTAAGAGTGGGTGGATTCAGATGACTAGGAACTGGGGACAGAATTGGGAAACTGGTGAGGGGTTGAGAAGATGGAGATTGTCTTTTAGGGTTACTGTTAGTGATGGTAGGACTCTTAATGCTTTGGGTGTTGTTCCTGCTAATTGGAACTTTGGTCAGAGTTTTGAGAGCAAAGTTCAGTTCTAA
- the LOC120277834 gene encoding expansin-A1-like, with amino-acid sequence MVEAQGEWSEAHATGYSDDAGTGTGGACGYDDVFKHGYGLTTAALSTALFNNGYSCGSCFQLRCFNDPQWCSTKTITVTATNFCPPSSDPNAKDGWCNPPLKHFDLSLPMFRSLVNNIAAGIIPVQYKRVPCSRQGGIKFEINGNDNFLLVLVYNVGGVGDLKAVSVKGSKSGWTTMGKNWGANWSANANLRGQSLSFSVTTSDGKTVLSQDVAPQNWEFGMSYEGKQIT; translated from the exons ATGGTGGAAGCTCAAGGTGAATGGTCAGAAGCTCATGCAACTGGTTACAGTGATGATGCTGGCACTGGGACTG GGGGAGCTTGTGGATATGACGATGTATTCAAGCATGGGTATGGGCTAACAACCGCAGCATTAAGCACAGCTCTCTTTAACAACGGCTACAGTTGTGGTTCATGCTTCCAACTCCGCTGCTTCAACGACCCTCAATGGTGCAGTACCAAAACCATCACCGTCACTGCCACCAACTTCTGCCCACCTTCATCTGATCCCAATGCCAAGGATGGCTGGTGCAATCCACCTCTCAAACACTTTGATCTTTCTCTTCCCATGTTTCGATCATTGGTTAATAATATAGCTGCAGGAATAATACCGGTGCAGTATAAGAGAGTGCCATGCAGTAGACAAGGTGGTATTAAGTTTGAAATTAATGGGAATGataattttcttcttgttcttgtttataATGTTGGAGGAGTTGGAGATTTGAAGGCGGTGTCGGTAAAGGGATCGAAAAGTGGGTGGACAACAATGGGGAAGAACTGGGGAGCTAATTGGAGTGCAAATGCTAATTTAAGAGGACAGAGCTTGTCTTTCTCGGTGACTACTAGTGATGGAAAGACTGTGTTGTCTCAGGATGTGGCTCCTCAGAATTGGGAGTTTGGCATGAGTTATGAAGGAAAACAGATCACATGA
- the LOC120278076 gene encoding UDP-glycosyltransferase 83A1-like has translation MSSPHVILLPYPAQGHVIPFLELAYCLADSGFKVTFVNTEHIHGRVTEAIAAVEHDTGIINLVSIPDGLESIEERSDLVKLSVRLSEVVPRSLEELIDKVNKSGDGSKITSLIADENLSWIMPVAKTMGLHAVAFWPAAAASLSLLLSTSKLAEDGVIDGKTGLAKIEEKVQLSPGMPSILPREFAWNGLFCDLKSQEAIFNKIMDINKGLDFADMLICNSFHEIEAPTFKFMPKVLPIGPLLSGRRTGKAVGNFWPEDSSCISWLDKQNLSSTIYVAFGSFTVFDELQFKELALGLELTGRPFLWVVRPDLTDQTCNAYPEGFRERIRSRGLIVGWSPQQRVLAHPSIACFVSHCGWNSTMEGVTNGVPFLCWPYFTDQFMNKTYICDVWKNGLEVSYGEDRVVSREEICGKIEKLLGDEKIKTKALALKDLAFKSISHGGSSFKNFNSLIETIKQ, from the exons ATGTCTTCTCCTCATGTAATTCTTCTCCCATACCCTGCTCAAGGTCATGTTATCCCATTCCTTGAGCTTGCATACTGCTTGGCAGACTCCGGCTTCAAAGTCACCTTCGTCAACACCGAGCacatccacggccgtgtgacgGAGGCGATAGCCGCGGTTGAGCATGACACCGGCATAATTAACTTGGTTTCGATCCCTGATGGTTTAGAATCAATCGAAGAACGTAGTGATCTTGTCAAGCTCAGTGTTCGATTATCCGAGGTTGTTCCAAGAAGTTTGGAAGAACTGATAGATAAAGTTAACAAATCAGGTGATGGTAGTAAAATTACAAGCTTGATTGCTGATGAAAATTTGTCATGGATAATGCCCGTAGCGAAGACGATGGGCCTCCACGCCGTCGCATTTTGGCCGGCGGCAGCTGCTTCTCTTTCACTCTTGCTTTCAACTTCTAAATTGGCTGAAGATGGAGTTATTGATGGCAAAACTG GGTTAGCAAAGATTGAAGAGAAGGTGCAATTAAGTCCAGGGATGCCATCAATCCTGCCAAGAGAGTTTGCATGGAATGGATTGTTCTGTGATTTGAAGTCACAGGAAGCAATCTTCAACAAAATAATGGACATAAACAAAGGTCTAGATTTTGCAGACATGCTCATCTGCAATTCTTTCCATGAAATAGAAGCACCAACCTTCAAATTCATGCCCAAAGTACTTCCCATAGGGCCATTGCTCTCCGGCCGAAGAACCGGAAAGGCGGTCGGCAACTTTTGGCCGGAGGATTCATCTTGCATATCTTGGCTGGACAAACAAAACCTAAGCTCAACCATTTATGTCGCCTTCGGGAGCTTTACCGTCTTCGATGAACTACAATTCAAAGAGCTCGCTCTCGGGCTCGAACTCACCGGCCGGCCATTCTTATGGGTTGTGAGGCCAGACTTAACAGACCAAACATGCAATGCATATCCAGAAGGGTTTAGGGAGAGAATAAGAAGTAGAGGGTTGATTGTAGGGTGGTCTCCACAGCAAAGAGTGTTAGCACATCCTTCAATTGCATGCTTTGTGTCACACTGTGGATGGAACTCAACAATGGAAGGTGTTACAAATGGAGTGCCATTTTTATGTTGGCCTTACTTCACTGATCAGTTCATGAACAAGACTTACATTTGTGATGTTTGGAAGAATGGATTGGAAGTGAGTTATGGGGAGGATAGAGTTGTGAGTAGAGAGGAGATTTGTGGAAAGATTGAGAAGCTTTTGGGTGATGAGAAGATTAAGACTAAGGCATTGGCTTTGAAGGATTTGGCATTTAAGTCTATTAGTCATGGAGGGTcttctttcaagaacttcaatTCATTGATTGAGACCATCAAACAGTGA
- the LOC120278154 gene encoding 14-3-3-like protein GF14 iota translates to MATEKEREAHVYMAKLAEQAERYDEMVESMKKVAKLDAELTVEERNLLSVGYKNVIGARRASWRIMSSIEQKEESKGNEHNVKLIKGYCQKVEEELTKICNDILTIIDEHLIPSSSSPESSVFYYKMKGDYYRYLAEFKSEQERKEAADQSLKAYQAASNTANSDLPSTHPIRLGLALNFSVFYYEIMNSPERACHLAKQAFDEAIAELDTLSEESYKDSTLIMQLLRDNLTLWTSDLPEEGGEDGFKGEENKAAAEPEK, encoded by the exons ATGGCGACCGAGAAGGAGAGGGAGGCCCATGTCTACATGGCCAAGCTCGCCGAGCAGGCCGAGCGCTATGATG AAATGGTTGAAAGTATGAAGAAAGTTGCTAAGCTTGATGCAGAACTAACTGTTGAGGAGAGGAACCTCCTCTCAGTGGGCTATAAAAATGTGATTGGAGCTCGTCGCGCATCATGGCGCATTATGTCATCTATTGAGCAGAAAGAAGAATCAAAAGGGAATGAACATAATGTTAAGTTAATTAAAGGTTATTGCCAGAAGGTAGAGGAAGAACTCACTAAAATCTGCAATGATATTCTAACCATCATTGATGAGCACCTGATTCCATCGTCGAGCTCTCCAGAATCTAGTGTCTTCTATTACAAGAT GAAAGGTGATTATTACCGTTATCTTGCAGAATTCAAGTCTGAACAAGAAAGGAAAGAAGCTGCTGATCAATCATTGAAGGCTTACCAG GCTGCTTCTAATACAGCAAACAGTGATTTGCCATCTACACATCCAATTCGCCTTGGCCTTGCTCTCAATTTCTCAGTGTTCTACTATGAGATCATGAATTCCCCTGAAAG GGCATGCCATCTTGCAAAACAAGCCTTTGATGAGGCAATTGCTGAACTTGACACCCTGAGTGAGGAATCATACAAGGATAGCACTTTGATAATGCAGTTGCTGAGGGACAACCTCACCCTTTGGACGTCTGATTTGCCTGAGGAAGGAG GTGAGGATGGGTTCAAGGGTGAAGAAAACAAAGCTGCTGCTGAACCTGAG AAATGA